A genomic region of Acidobacteriota bacterium contains the following coding sequences:
- a CDS encoding YbhB/YbcL family Raf kinase inhibitor-like protein, whose amino-acid sequence MPLMLTSPAFSQNGDIPKIYTCDSQNVSPPLAWSGMPAKTETLALIVDDPDAPDPKAPETTWVHWVLYNVPRTVTALPQALTARHLPSGAQEGLNDWNQRGYGGPCPPTGRHRYVFQLFALDTTLPDLKSPTKEQLLKAMEGHILDQAERVGTYERQPRGY is encoded by the coding sequence ATGCCGCTGATGCTCACCTCCCCGGCCTTCTCCCAAAACGGAGACATACCCAAGATCTACACCTGCGACAGCCAGAACGTCTCCCCGCCCCTGGCGTGGTCCGGCATGCCCGCCAAGACCGAGACCCTGGCCCTCATCGTCGACGACCCCGACGCCCCGGACCCCAAGGCTCCGGAAACCACCTGGGTCCACTGGGTGCTCTACAACGTGCCCCGCACCGTCACCGCCCTGCCTCAGGCCCTCACTGCCCGCCACCTGCCGTCCGGCGCCCAGGAGGGCCTCAACGACTGGAACCAGCGCGGCTACGGCGGCCCCTGCCCGCCCACCGGCCGCCACCGCTACGTGTTCCAGCTCTTCGCCCTCGACACCACCCTCCCGGATCTCAAGAGCCCTACCAAGGAGCAGCTGCTGAAGGCCATGGAAGGGCATATTCTCGATCAGGCGGAGCGCGTGGGCACCTACGAGCGCCAGCCCCGAGGGTATTGA
- a CDS encoding ABC transporter ATP-binding protein translates to MPSPQPSLKPREDSVAEPSPAGTSREAPLLRLWRYASGHRKHTVAAVSCSVLNKFFDLAPPVLIGAAVDIVVRRQDSMLAGFGFTDPRQQIVLLAILTFIIWALESAFEYAYAVLWRNLAQSIQHELRMDAYGHLQGLEMGFFEERSTGGLMSVLSDDINQLERFLDGGANDLLQVATTVVLVGVAFFYLAPTVAWMSFVPIPLILWGSFLFQRRIAPRYAQVRERVASLNAQLANNLGGIATIKSFAAEDREVKRLEGESLAYQESNRQAIRLSSAFSPLIRIVILVGFTATLVYGGFLALDGSLEVGAYSVMVFLTQRLLWPLTRLGATFDLYQRAMASTHRVLDLLHTRPGIENGEEPLLLDSVRGEMELRGVTFAYRPGYPVLRDLDLRVEAGKTTAIVGATGAGKSSVIKLLLRFYDVQEGRVCLDGIDLHRLDLGDLRRAVGLVSQDVFLFHGTVRENIAYGRPDADFEEIVAAAGLAEADEFIRRLPEGYDTVVGERGQRLSGGQRQRLSIARAMLKDPPILILDEATSAVDNETEAAIQRSLARLSVDRTTVVIAHRLSTIRHAHRIYVLDDGQVAEMGSHEELLAQDGVYAGLWSVQTGEAVAV, encoded by the coding sequence ATGCCGAGTCCCCAACCGAGCCTCAAGCCGAGGGAAGATTCCGTCGCCGAGCCCTCCCCTGCCGGGACTTCCCGAGAGGCCCCGCTGCTGAGGCTGTGGCGCTACGCCTCCGGGCACCGCAAGCACACCGTCGCTGCGGTGAGCTGCTCGGTGCTGAATAAATTCTTCGACCTGGCGCCGCCGGTGCTCATCGGTGCGGCGGTGGACATCGTGGTGCGGCGTCAGGATTCCATGCTCGCCGGCTTCGGTTTTACCGATCCCCGCCAGCAGATCGTCCTGCTGGCGATTCTCACCTTCATCATCTGGGCCCTCGAATCGGCCTTCGAGTACGCCTATGCGGTGCTTTGGCGCAACCTCGCCCAGAGCATTCAGCACGAGCTGCGGATGGATGCCTACGGTCATCTCCAGGGCCTCGAGATGGGCTTCTTCGAAGAGCGTTCCACCGGCGGTCTGATGTCGGTGCTGAGCGACGACATCAACCAGCTGGAGCGCTTCCTGGACGGTGGTGCCAACGATTTGCTGCAGGTAGCCACGACGGTGGTGCTGGTGGGCGTCGCTTTCTTCTACCTGGCGCCGACGGTGGCGTGGATGTCCTTCGTGCCCATTCCGCTGATCCTCTGGGGCTCCTTCCTCTTTCAGCGCCGAATCGCTCCGCGCTATGCCCAGGTGCGGGAGCGGGTGGCTTCCCTCAACGCCCAGCTGGCCAACAATCTCGGAGGCATCGCCACCATCAAGAGTTTCGCCGCCGAGGACCGCGAGGTGAAGCGGCTGGAAGGGGAGAGCCTGGCGTATCAGGAGAGCAACCGCCAGGCCATTCGCCTGAGCTCCGCCTTTTCGCCGCTGATCCGCATCGTGATCCTGGTGGGCTTCACCGCCACGCTGGTCTATGGCGGCTTTTTGGCCCTGGACGGCAGCCTGGAGGTGGGGGCCTACAGCGTCATGGTCTTCCTGACCCAGCGGCTGCTCTGGCCCCTCACCCGCCTGGGGGCGACCTTCGATCTCTACCAACGGGCCATGGCCTCGACCCATCGGGTGCTCGATCTGCTGCACACCCGGCCGGGGATCGAGAATGGCGAGGAGCCGCTGCTGCTGGATTCGGTGCGCGGGGAGATGGAGCTCCGGGGCGTGACCTTCGCCTATCGCCCGGGCTATCCGGTGCTGCGGGATCTGGATCTGCGGGTGGAAGCGGGCAAGACCACCGCCATCGTCGGCGCCACCGGAGCGGGGAAGAGCTCGGTGATCAAGCTGCTGCTGCGCTTCTACGATGTGCAGGAGGGGCGGGTGTGTCTGGACGGCATCGACCTGCACCGGCTGGATCTCGGCGACCTGCGGCGAGCCGTGGGGCTGGTGAGCCAGGACGTTTTCCTCTTTCACGGCACCGTGCGGGAGAACATCGCCTACGGCCGTCCCGACGCGGACTTCGAGGAGATCGTCGCCGCCGCCGGTCTGGCGGAGGCGGACGAATTCATCCGCCGGCTGCCGGAGGGCTACGACACGGTGGTGGGGGAGCGGGGGCAGCGGCTCTCCGGCGGTCAGCGTCAGCGCCTGTCCATCGCCCGGGCGATGCTCAAGGATCCACCGATCCTGATCCTCGACGAGGCCACCTCGGCGGTGGACAACGAGACCGAGGCGGCGATCCAACGCTCCCTGGCGCGGCTGTCGGTGGATCGCACGACGGTGGTCATCGCCCACCGCCTGTCCACCATCCGCCACGCCCACCGCATCTACGTCCTCGACGACGGTCAGGTAGCCGAGATGGGCAGTCATGAGGAGCTACTGGCCCAGGACGGTGTCTACGCCGGCCTGTGGAGCGTGCAGACCGGCGAGGCGGTGGCGGTGTGA
- a CDS encoding CBS domain-containing protein, which translates to MRVRTAMLEQPVTTHPDQTFDELLQNLVGSRQATAAVLDDDGKLVGLVGIHDVLRKIVPLYVDLDHKLMEVMHEGYFEERLARLKDTRVRDFMSTELDTVTPDDTLIKAVVIIVENRRKTLPVIEDGKFLGMITRRSILEKVVPSLP; encoded by the coding sequence ATGCGCGTGCGAACTGCCATGTTGGAACAGCCGGTGACCACTCACCCGGACCAAACCTTCGACGAGCTGCTGCAGAACCTGGTGGGCAGCCGGCAGGCGACGGCGGCGGTGCTGGACGATGACGGGAAGTTGGTGGGGCTGGTGGGCATCCACGACGTGCTGCGCAAGATCGTGCCGCTGTACGTGGATCTGGACCACAAGCTGATGGAAGTGATGCACGAGGGCTACTTCGAGGAGCGCCTGGCGCGCCTCAAGGACACCCGGGTTCGCGACTTCATGTCCACCGAGCTCGACACCGTCACCCCCGACGACACCTTGATCAAAGCGGTGGTGATCATCGTGGAGAATCGCCGCAAGACGCTGCCGGTGATCGAGGACGGCAAGTTCCTCGGCATGATCACCCGCCGGAGCATCCTGGAGAAGGTCGTTCCCAGTCTCCCTTGA
- a CDS encoding ArsB/NhaD family transporter, whose protein sequence is MDSALHGADQAVSGAQYWLAVGIFVTCFILIVSEKVHKTKVALFGAALTIALPILTQMEAFHSPHLGIDYNVIFLLISMMIIVNILGRSGVFEWSAVKLAKLARGRPFPILAIFLVFTAVFSALLDNVTTVLLFAPVTLLIADELELDPIPFLIGEALASNIGGAATLIGDPPNLMIASRSGLGFMDFVVNMGPAVVVMMGALLVVVWAFFGRRLTVDEERRMHILSMDEKRLIKDPVLVRKSLIVMALVAVGFTLHSVTHTEPATVALLGAAFLLLISRLDTHEILSEVEWPTIFFFIGLYIIIGGVVKVGLISDLSEVVIQATQPTEESMFTTSIVLLWFSGIASAFLDNIPYVATMSPLVVDMATTVFHGAEHAAPLTQETLHHPVLLPVWWALALGSCLGGNGTPIGASANVVVLGISEKSGRPISFLRFMAYGMPIMLLTLLISHVYLYLRYF, encoded by the coding sequence ATGGACTCTGCGCTGCACGGCGCTGACCAGGCGGTCAGCGGCGCTCAATACTGGCTTGCGGTGGGCATCTTCGTCACCTGCTTCATCCTCATCGTGTCGGAGAAGGTGCACAAGACCAAGGTCGCCCTCTTCGGTGCCGCCCTGACCATCGCCCTGCCGATCCTGACCCAGATGGAGGCATTCCACTCGCCGCACCTGGGGATCGACTACAACGTCATCTTCCTGCTCATCTCGATGATGATCATTGTGAACATCCTGGGCCGGAGCGGGGTCTTCGAATGGTCGGCGGTGAAGCTGGCGAAGCTGGCCCGGGGCCGTCCGTTTCCGATTTTGGCGATCTTCCTGGTCTTCACGGCGGTGTTCTCGGCGCTGCTGGACAATGTCACCACGGTATTGCTCTTCGCTCCGGTGACCTTGCTCATCGCCGACGAGCTGGAGCTCGATCCCATCCCCTTCCTCATCGGCGAAGCCCTGGCCTCCAATATTGGCGGCGCCGCCACCCTCATCGGCGACCCGCCGAACCTGATGATCGCCTCGCGCTCCGGGCTGGGCTTCATGGACTTCGTGGTCAATATGGGGCCGGCGGTGGTGGTGATGATGGGGGCGTTGCTGGTGGTGGTGTGGGCTTTCTTCGGCCGCCGCCTGACGGTGGACGAGGAGCGCCGCATGCATATCCTGTCGATGGACGAGAAGCGGCTGATCAAGGATCCGGTGCTGGTACGCAAGTCGCTGATCGTGATGGCGCTGGTGGCGGTGGGCTTCACTCTGCACAGCGTGACCCACACGGAACCGGCGACGGTAGCGCTCCTGGGCGCCGCCTTCCTGCTGCTGATCTCCCGCCTGGACACCCACGAGATCCTGTCGGAGGTGGAGTGGCCGACGATCTTTTTCTTCATCGGCCTCTACATCATCATCGGCGGCGTGGTGAAGGTGGGGTTGATCTCGGATCTATCGGAGGTGGTGATTCAGGCCACTCAGCCGACGGAGGAGTCGATGTTCACCACCTCCATCGTTTTGCTTTGGTTCTCCGGCATCGCGTCGGCGTTCCTGGACAACATTCCCTACGTGGCCACCATGTCGCCGCTGGTGGTGGACATGGCGACGACGGTCTTCCACGGTGCGGAGCACGCGGCGCCACTGACCCAGGAGACTCTGCATCATCCGGTGCTGCTGCCGGTGTGGTGGGCGCTGGCGCTGGGCTCGTGCCTGGGAGGCAACGGCACGCCCATCGGGGCGTCGGCGAATGTGGTGGTGCTGGGAATTTCGGAGAAGTCCGGCCGGCCGATCTCGTTCCTACGCTTCATGGCCTACGGGATGCCGATCATGCTGCTGACGCTGCTGATCTCCCACGTGTACTTGTATTTGAGATATTTCTAG
- a CDS encoding M28 family peptidase, translating into MQHRALVLVALLILIAASALPMAAADEPTPPDSDVQRLVSALLGDTPMIDDLRSLTDEVGGRPTGSEANARSVEWALEHFRDAGVEARSEAFTMPARWLEISASAHIEGEGVAYEPRVAAMPYSTGTPEAGLTAPLVDGGRGTAEDFERLGDAARNAFVLIETEELLDVPGLFREYTEGAALEARAFDAGVAGVVYTGSRPRDVLHRHNASRGPANQHPMAIVERTAGQRALRLLRSGTPLELTLDLKVDAGGPYESHNVIGEIRGTAEPEEFVVVGAHLDSWGLGTGALDNGCNVALVLDLARQMTRLGIQPRRTIRFALWNGEEQGLFGSWRYTQQHADEMDRTVMASSFDIGNGRTTGFFTGGRPELQAAVEKALEPVAGLGPFTNLDVPIVGTDNYDFMMQGVGNLVANQESATYGPNYHAATDTFDKVDPTQLRLNAAIAGAVTLGFANMDVDWQRQTRAEIQELIDSTDLGDQMRTFGVYEAWEEGIRGRARTD; encoded by the coding sequence ATGCAGCACCGTGCTCTCGTCCTTGTCGCCCTTCTCATCCTGATCGCTGCCTCCGCCCTGCCCATGGCAGCGGCCGATGAGCCGACGCCGCCGGATAGCGACGTTCAACGGTTGGTCTCGGCGCTGCTGGGGGATACGCCGATGATCGACGATCTCCGCTCCCTCACCGACGAGGTGGGCGGCCGGCCCACCGGCTCGGAGGCCAATGCGCGGTCGGTGGAATGGGCGCTGGAGCACTTTCGGGATGCGGGAGTGGAGGCGCGCAGCGAGGCCTTCACCATGCCCGCCCGCTGGCTGGAGATTTCCGCCAGCGCGCACATCGAAGGTGAGGGCGTCGCCTACGAACCGCGGGTGGCGGCCATGCCCTACTCCACCGGTACCCCGGAGGCTGGGCTGACGGCACCGCTGGTGGACGGTGGCCGGGGCACTGCGGAGGACTTCGAACGCCTCGGGGACGCAGCCCGGAACGCCTTCGTGCTCATCGAGACGGAGGAGCTGCTGGACGTACCCGGTCTCTTCCGGGAGTACACGGAAGGCGCCGCTCTGGAAGCTCGGGCCTTCGACGCCGGGGTGGCGGGGGTGGTCTACACCGGTTCCCGGCCCCGGGACGTGCTGCACCGCCACAACGCCTCCCGCGGCCCCGCCAACCAGCACCCCATGGCCATCGTGGAGCGCACCGCCGGCCAGCGGGCGCTACGGCTTCTCCGCTCCGGCACCCCTCTCGAGCTGACCCTCGATCTGAAGGTGGACGCCGGCGGCCCCTACGAGAGCCACAATGTCATTGGAGAGATCCGCGGAACGGCGGAGCCGGAAGAGTTCGTCGTGGTGGGGGCACACCTGGATTCCTGGGGTCTGGGCACCGGCGCCCTGGACAACGGCTGCAACGTGGCCTTGGTCCTCGACCTGGCCCGGCAGATGACCCGCCTGGGCATCCAGCCTCGACGCACCATCCGCTTCGCGCTGTGGAACGGGGAGGAGCAGGGGCTCTTCGGATCCTGGCGCTACACCCAGCAGCACGCCGACGAGATGGACCGCACGGTGATGGCCTCCTCCTTCGACATCGGCAACGGACGCACGACGGGCTTCTTCACCGGCGGCCGGCCGGAGCTGCAGGCGGCGGTGGAGAAGGCCCTGGAACCGGTGGCCGGTCTCGGCCCCTTCACCAACCTGGACGTGCCCATCGTCGGCACCGACAACTACGACTTCATGATGCAGGGCGTCGGCAACCTGGTAGCCAACCAGGAGTCCGCCACCTACGGCCCCAACTACCACGCCGCCACCGACACCTTCGACAAGGTGGACCCGACCCAGCTGCGCCTCAACGCCGCCATCGCCGGTGCCGTCACCCTCGGCTTCGCCAACATGGACGTCGACTGGCAACGCCAAACCCGCGCCGAAATCCAAGAGCTCATCGACTCCACCGACCTCGGCGACCAGATGCGCACCTTCGGTGTCTACGAGGCCTGGGAAGAGGGAATCCGCGGCCGCGCCAGGACTGATTGA
- the rsgA gene encoding ribosome small subunit-dependent GTPase A: protein MEFDFVSHPVLQDFGYDDPWARHFVQASAQATGASSYPAHGSSIQPARVLFHASENYRVITAAGEREARPAGRLRREGELPVVGDWVVAEGPAEPGAGPLLLTTVLPRSTRLSRKVPGAQTVEQVVAANVDTVFVVMGLDGDFNLRRLERFAVMVWESGAQPVAVLTKADLHDDAAGARLDAQAAVPGVPVFPVSSLHGEGLEPLRAFLEPRRTVALVGSSGAGKSTLLNRLFGDEVMRTAAVRAGDDRGRHTTTHRQLVQLPGGGLLIDNPGVREVQLWADDEALAETFSDLEELARGCRFRDCRHGEEPGCEVQAAVADGRLAEERLASWRKLEKELAHLERQQDIAASRREDRRLGRFYKRVQAVKKARRGGP, encoded by the coding sequence ATGGAATTCGACTTCGTTTCGCATCCCGTCCTTCAAGACTTCGGCTACGACGACCCTTGGGCGCGGCACTTCGTACAGGCTAGCGCGCAGGCTACCGGTGCGTCCTCCTACCCCGCTCACGGATCCAGCATCCAGCCGGCGCGGGTGTTGTTCCACGCTTCCGAAAACTATCGAGTGATCACCGCCGCGGGCGAACGTGAGGCTCGCCCCGCCGGGCGGCTGCGGCGGGAAGGCGAGCTGCCGGTGGTAGGAGATTGGGTGGTGGCCGAGGGTCCTGCCGAACCCGGCGCCGGCCCCCTGTTGCTGACTACGGTCCTGCCGCGGTCCACCCGGCTCTCGCGCAAAGTGCCCGGAGCCCAGACCGTGGAGCAGGTGGTGGCAGCCAACGTCGACACCGTCTTCGTGGTCATGGGGTTGGACGGCGACTTCAACCTCCGCCGTCTGGAACGCTTCGCGGTGATGGTGTGGGAGAGCGGTGCTCAGCCGGTGGCGGTGCTGACCAAGGCAGATCTGCACGACGATGCCGCTGGCGCCCGCCTGGATGCCCAAGCAGCCGTGCCCGGCGTACCGGTTTTCCCGGTGTCATCCCTGCACGGCGAGGGCCTCGAGCCCCTGCGGGCCTTCCTCGAGCCGCGACGCACCGTGGCTCTGGTGGGCTCGTCCGGGGCTGGCAAGTCGACGCTGCTCAACCGGCTCTTCGGTGACGAGGTCATGCGCACCGCGGCGGTGCGGGCCGGTGATGACCGGGGCCGCCACACGACCACCCACCGTCAGCTGGTGCAGCTGCCCGGCGGCGGTTTGCTCATCGACAACCCCGGGGTGAGAGAAGTGCAGCTTTGGGCCGACGACGAGGCTCTGGCGGAGACCTTCTCGGATCTCGAGGAGCTGGCCCGCGGCTGCCGTTTCCGCGACTGCCGCCACGGCGAGGAGCCGGGCTGCGAGGTCCAGGCCGCCGTCGCCGACGGCCGGCTGGCGGAGGAGCGGCTGGCCAGCTGGCGGAAGCTGGAGAAGGAGCTGGCGCACCTGGAACGGCAGCAGGATATCGCCGCCAGCCGCCGCGAGGACCGCCGCCTGGGACGCTTCTATAAGCGAGTTCAGGCGGTCAAGAAAGCGCGGAGAGGAGGGCCTTAA
- a CDS encoding ADOP family duplicated permease produces the protein MHDLRADLRSFLRTCTRWPGLSAAVMGILALGIAATVVVYGLVDALVLDPFPYPQSERLVVVGSEMPRTGRELGFFERLSAPEIEELRQRSRTLGRFLPFDLNSVRVQGEDFPVRLFALFTWRDPFEALGVAPHLGRGFAAEELESDGAAAVVSYELWQSFYGGDPKVLGSILVADGVAYTVIGVAPPASSVYGADLWLPLRARVAHLPREQRHFNLLARMAPGADLSTVNAELAALAGASEAALPEVEEYENWRLEATTWGRFNAFAYEDEAALALGAMILMLLLVSANVANLLMTRAASRREEISVRRALGASTGSIVRQVLVESFLFTVSGGVLGWVLASWGLGVALAWLPAHLRPPAEMAAFDGSTYLVAAAATVVTALILGLPPAWHLGRHRLRFGLGTAGRASEGRGARRAHRLMVIAQVAAAAVLLSGAAAVLSAWLQLAHQDPGFPADRLLSMRLSLPAEEYEGEAVPRFFERLQQEVASLPGVQGASVATQVAPNTFFSSELRLEGELPDGASPRLFHTVVGDGYFQALGLKLLRGRVLDDRDRSRGPCALVLNELAADRYFPSGEELGSRARVLGSRFDSGWCEVVGVVAAVRNQGPGQPAAPEIYTSHRQAGGRYNQMFLVVRSAGEPADLVAAIRSAVVNLDAQQPVYAITTGEGAIASQLASRRITAQLLAAFALVAVLLAALGIYGVVAYGVARRQREMGLRLALGADPGRVAALVIGESLLTVGIGLALGLVGGFALTRLLQTQLAALAELDPSLLLVPVACLTLAAVLAAALPARRAGRVPPAEVLRQL, from the coding sequence ATGCACGATTTGCGAGCTGATCTTCGCTCCTTCCTTCGGACCTGTACTCGCTGGCCGGGGCTGAGCGCTGCGGTGATGGGGATTCTGGCCCTGGGCATCGCCGCCACGGTGGTGGTCTATGGGCTGGTGGATGCGCTGGTTCTCGATCCGTTTCCCTACCCGCAGTCGGAGCGGCTGGTGGTGGTGGGGTCGGAGATGCCGCGGACCGGGCGGGAGTTGGGCTTCTTCGAGCGGCTGTCGGCGCCGGAGATCGAGGAGCTGCGCCAGCGCAGCCGGACCCTCGGGCGCTTTCTGCCCTTCGACCTCAACAGTGTCCGAGTGCAGGGCGAGGATTTTCCCGTCCGGCTCTTTGCCCTCTTCACCTGGCGCGATCCCTTTGAAGCCTTGGGGGTGGCGCCGCACCTGGGGCGTGGCTTCGCGGCGGAGGAGTTGGAGAGCGACGGGGCGGCGGCGGTGGTCAGCTACGAGCTGTGGCAGAGCTTCTACGGCGGCGATCCGAAAGTGCTGGGCAGCATCCTCGTGGCCGATGGGGTTGCCTACACCGTGATCGGCGTGGCGCCGCCGGCGAGCAGCGTCTACGGTGCAGACCTCTGGCTGCCGCTGCGGGCGAGGGTCGCTCACCTGCCGCGAGAGCAGCGCCATTTCAACCTCCTGGCGCGGATGGCTCCCGGCGCCGATCTATCCACCGTCAACGCCGAGCTGGCAGCTCTCGCTGGAGCCTCGGAGGCGGCGCTTCCGGAAGTCGAGGAGTATGAGAATTGGCGTTTGGAGGCCACGACTTGGGGGCGCTTCAACGCCTTCGCCTACGAGGACGAGGCGGCCCTGGCGTTGGGAGCCATGATCCTCATGTTGCTGCTGGTCTCCGCCAACGTGGCCAATTTGTTGATGACCCGTGCGGCGTCTCGCCGGGAAGAGATCTCCGTGCGTCGAGCCTTGGGCGCCAGCACCGGGAGCATCGTGCGCCAGGTGCTGGTGGAGAGCTTCTTGTTTACCGTCAGCGGCGGTGTCCTCGGTTGGGTGCTGGCGAGTTGGGGGCTCGGCGTGGCTCTGGCGTGGCTCCCGGCCCATCTGCGGCCCCCGGCGGAGATGGCGGCCTTCGATGGCAGCACGTACCTCGTGGCCGCTGCCGCCACCGTGGTCACCGCCCTGATTCTCGGTCTGCCGCCGGCCTGGCACCTGGGCCGCCATCGCCTTCGCTTCGGTCTGGGCACTGCTGGCCGCGCTTCGGAGGGGCGCGGAGCTCGGCGGGCGCATCGGCTGATGGTCATCGCTCAGGTGGCGGCGGCGGCGGTGCTGCTCTCCGGGGCTGCCGCAGTGCTCTCGGCCTGGCTCCAGTTGGCGCATCAGGATCCCGGGTTCCCCGCCGATCGGCTGCTTTCCATGCGTCTCAGCCTGCCGGCGGAGGAGTACGAGGGAGAGGCGGTGCCCCGATTTTTTGAGCGGCTGCAGCAGGAGGTGGCGAGTCTTCCCGGCGTCCAGGGCGCGTCCGTCGCCACGCAGGTGGCGCCCAATACCTTTTTCAGCTCCGAGCTACGGCTGGAGGGAGAGCTGCCCGACGGCGCTAGCCCCAGGCTCTTCCACACCGTGGTGGGGGATGGCTACTTCCAGGCGCTGGGGCTGAAGCTGCTGCGGGGGCGAGTGCTCGATGACCGGGATCGCTCCCGCGGCCCCTGCGCCCTGGTGCTCAACGAGCTGGCGGCGGATCGGTATTTCCCCTCGGGGGAGGAGCTCGGGAGTCGTGCGCGGGTCCTGGGCTCGCGTTTCGACAGCGGTTGGTGCGAGGTGGTGGGAGTGGTGGCGGCGGTGCGCAACCAGGGGCCGGGGCAGCCCGCCGCGCCGGAGATCTACACCAGCCACCGCCAGGCGGGAGGCCGCTACAACCAGATGTTCCTGGTGGTGCGCTCCGCCGGAGAGCCGGCGGATCTGGTGGCGGCGATCCGGTCAGCGGTGGTGAACCTCGATGCCCAACAGCCGGTCTACGCCATCACCACCGGGGAGGGGGCCATCGCCAGCCAGCTGGCCTCGCGCCGGATCACCGCTCAGCTATTGGCGGCCTTCGCTCTCGTCGCCGTCCTGCTGGCGGCCCTGGGAATCTACGGGGTGGTGGCCTATGGCGTAGCCCGGCGGCAGCGGGAGATGGGGTTGCGGTTGGCTTTGGGAGCGGACCCAGGACGGGTCGCCGCCTTGGTGATCGGCGAGTCGTTGCTCACCGTCGGCATCGGTTTGGCCCTTGGCCTCGTCGGTGGCTTCGCCCTGACGCGGCTGCTCCAGACTCAGCTGGCGGCGCTGGCGGAGCTCGATCCAAGTCTGCTGCTGGTGCCCGTCGCCTGCCTTACCCTCGCGGCGGTCCTGGCCGCCGCCCTGCCCGCCCGTCGGGCTGGCCGAGTGCCTCCGGCAGAGGTGCTGCGGCAGCTTTGA
- a CDS encoding ribbon-helix-helix protein, CopG family gives MPTQLTVRLPEDLNEALSVAAEQLQRKRSEVVRLALQEFLRISDRGETPRAERVRGLIGSLESGIPDLAENHRAHILESLKRGR, from the coding sequence ATGCCGACGCAGCTCACCGTGCGATTGCCGGAAGACTTGAACGAAGCCCTCAGTGTTGCCGCCGAGCAGCTCCAGCGCAAGCGGTCCGAGGTCGTTCGTCTGGCTCTTCAGGAGTTCTTGCGGATCTCTGACCGGGGAGAAACGCCAAGGGCGGAGCGAGTCCGAGGACTCATCGGCTCGCTGGAGAGCGGGATTCCGGATCTGGCGGAGAACCATCGCGCCCACATCCTGGAGTCCTTGAAGCGTGGCCGGTGA
- a CDS encoding PIN domain-containing protein produces the protein MAGELLLDTGALVSLLDRSQPRHEEFADFFDSWSGPVASTEAVLTEATHLLGRVPGGRQACVDFFSLGGATLVPTGQATLARCRELLEKYQDLPMDYADATLVVLAEDLNTRRVFTTDHKDFRIYRYREALPFRILPEDG, from the coding sequence GTGGCCGGTGAGCTGCTGCTGGATACCGGCGCTCTGGTCTCTCTCTTGGATCGAAGCCAGCCTCGACATGAGGAGTTTGCTGACTTCTTCGACAGTTGGAGCGGGCCCGTCGCTTCGACGGAAGCGGTGCTGACGGAGGCGACCCACCTTCTGGGCCGCGTTCCGGGAGGCCGGCAGGCTTGTGTGGATTTCTTCTCCCTGGGCGGAGCCACGCTGGTGCCCACCGGTCAGGCCACCCTCGCACGATGCCGGGAGCTCTTGGAGAAGTATCAAGATCTGCCCATGGACTATGCCGATGCGACCCTGGTGGTGCTCGCGGAGGATCTGAACACTCGTCGGGTCTTCACCACCGATCACAAAGACTTTCGAATCTACAGGTACCGCGAGGCGCTACCGTTCCGGATCCTGCCCGAGGATGGCTGA